Proteins found in one Osmerus mordax isolate fOsmMor3 chromosome 20, fOsmMor3.pri, whole genome shotgun sequence genomic segment:
- the atp8b5b gene encoding LOW QUALITY PROTEIN: probable phospholipid-transporting ATPase IM (The sequence of the model RefSeq protein was modified relative to this genomic sequence to represent the inferred CDS: inserted 1 base in 1 codon; substituted 1 base at 1 genomic stop codon) yields the protein MGSLLSSFGLDCGQNKNPEVERHLKANDRPFNLSYKYANNAIKTSKYNIITFLPLNLFEQIQRLANAYFLFLLCLQLIPEISSLSWFTTVVPLLLVLSMTAAKDGSDDFNRHKSDRQVNNRKVNVLIDGEXLRSEKWRDVQVGDIIKLENNQFVTADLLLLSSSEPLNLVYIETAELDGETNLKVKQALTVTGELGDDIQKLANFTGEQRTQGQRGALCEAPNNRLDRYTGTLSLEGETYSLDNERVLLRGCTLRNTEWCFGLVVFGGPDTKLMQNCGRATFKRTSIDHLMNVLVLGIFGFLAFMCAILAVGNGIWEHQEGSVFSAFLPRLDGVNAAFSGFLTFWSYVIILNTVVPISLYVSVEIIRLGNSFYINWDRKMYYPKSDTPAEARTTTLNEELGQIKYIFSDKTGTLTQNIMTFNKCSINGRSFGELFDFAGQRVEITEKTERVDFSWNKLADPKFHFHDHSLVEAVREGSPEAQVFFRLLALCHTVMAEEKKEGELFYQAQSPDEGALVTAARNFGFVFRSRTPETIVAMEMGSEVTYELLAVLDFNNVRKRMSVIVRSPEGKFTLFCKGADTIIYERLHPSCNKLMEVTTGHLNEYAGEGLRTLVLAYKDLDSAYMKEWRKRHHEASVAMDQREEKLDLLYEEIEKDLLLLGATAVEDKLQDGVPQTIEQLSKADIKIWVLTGDKQETAENIGYSCNMLREEMKEVFVVAANTAEEVKQELQSARRRMCPEGPEEPSISTGRAGLFGVQKRTTVEDDKVDGDYGLVINGHSLAYALEKSLQMELLRTACMCQAVICCRVTPLQKAQVVELVKKYKQAVTLAIGDGANDVSMIKAAHIXVGISGQEGMQAVLSSDFSFAQFRYLQRLLLVHGRWSYLRMCKFLSYFFYKNFTFTFVHFWYGFFCGFSAQTVYDEWFITLYNLAYTALPVLGLSLFDQDVNDRWSMQYPQLYSPGQLNQYFSKKAFVRCVAHSCYSSMVLFFIPYAAMYDTVRDDGKDIVDYQSFALLAQTCLLMAVNFQVCLDIHYWTAVNQFFVWGSLSVYFAVTFTMYSNGMFLIFTSSFPFIGTARNSLNQPNVWFTIFLTSILCVLPVVAYRFLLLQLWPTVNEKVRYKVRQAKAMPAPPPRRIPTRRISTRRSGYAFSHAKGYGDLVTSGRFLLRRPQKSRPALFTQTDSPLSQNQPQLYRTITEEPEEPQSP from the exons ATGGGCTCTCTGTTGTCATCGTTTGGGCTGGACTGTGGCCAGAACAAGAACCCAG aggtggagagacaccTGAAGGCTAACGACCGGCCGTTTAACCTGTCGTACAAATACGCT AATAATGCCATCAAAACGTCCAAATACAACATCATCACCTTCCTGCCTCTCAACCTGTTCGAGCAGATCCAGAGGCTGGCCAATgcctacttcctgttcctgctctgtctccag ctcatACCAGagatctcctccctgtcctggtTCACCACGGTAGTTCCCCTCCTGCTTGTGCTCTCCATGACAGCGGCCAAGGACGGTTCGGATGACTTT AACAGGCACAAGAGTGACCGTCAGGTCAACAACAGGAAGGTGAACGTTCTCATAGACGGAGAGTGA ctgagaAGTGAGAAATGGAGGGATGTTCAAGTTGGTGACATCATCAAGCTGGAGAACAATCAGTTTGTGACG GCTGATCTCCTGCTGCTGTCCAGCAGTGAGCCGCTCAATCTGGTCTACATAGAGACGGCCGAACTGGACgg ggagacCAACCTGAAGGTGAAACAAGCCCTGACAGTGACGGGCGAGCTGGGGGATGACATCCAGAAGCTGGCCAACTTCACCGGTGAGCAGAGAACACAGGGGCA GCGAGGTGCGCTCTGTGAGGCCCCGAACAATCGCCTGGACCGGTACACCGGCACTCTGAGCCTGGAGGGGGAGACCTACTCCCTGGACAACGAGAGGGTCCTGCTGCGAGGCTGCACCCTGAGGAACACAGAGTGGTGCTTCGGCCTGGTGGTGTTTGGag GCCCTGACACCAAGCTGATGCAGAACTGTGGGAGGGCCACGTTCAAACGGACCAGCATCGACCACCTCATGAACGTGCTGGTGCTGGGT ATCTTCGGCTTCCTGGCGTTCATGTGTGCGATCCTGGCGGTGGGGAACGGCATCTGGGAGCACCAGGAGGGCTCGGTGTTCTCCGCCTTCCTCCCCCGCCTGGACGGCGTCAACGCTGCCTTCTCCGGCTTCCTCACCTTCTGGTCCTACGTCATCATCCTCAACACCGTGGTGCCCATCTCGCTCTACGTCAG CGTGGAGATCATTCGGCTGGGGAACAGCTTCTACATCAACTGGGACAGGAAGATGTATTACCCCAAGAGTGACACCCCTGCGGAGGCGAGGACCACCACGCTGAACGAGGAGCTGGGCCAGATCAAGTACATCTTCTCAGACAAGACCGGCACGCTCACCCAGAACATCATGACCTTCAACAAGTGCTCCATCAACGGAAGATCTTTCG GGGAGCTGTTTGACTTCGCTGGACAGAGAGTGGAGATCACTGAG aaGACGGAGAGAGTGGACTTCTCCTGGAACAAGCTAGCCGACCCCAAGTTCCACTTCCACGATCACAGCCTGGtggaggcggtgagggagggctCCCCTGAGGCTCAGGTCTTCTTCCGCCTGCTGGCGCTCTGTCACACAGTCATGgccgaggagaagaaggagg gagagcTGTTCTACCAGGCCCAGTCTCCAGATGAGGGGGCTCTGGTCACGGCGGCCAGAAACTTCGGCTTCGTGTTCCGATCCCGGACGCCGGAGACGATCGTGGCGATGGAGATGGGCTCCGAGGTCACCTACGAGCTGCTGGCCGTGCTGGACTTCAACAACGTCCGCAAGAGGATGTCCGTCATCG TCCGCAGCCCGGAGGGAAAATTCACCCTGTTCTGCAAGGGGGCCGACACCATCATCTACGAGAGACTCCACCCCTCCTGCAACAAGCTGATGGAGGTCACCACCGGCCACCTCAAT gAGTATGCGGGGGAGGGCTTGCGTACACTGGTGCTGGCCTATAAGGACCTCGACAGTGCCTACATGAAGGAGTGGAGAAAGCGCCACCATGAGGCTAGCGTCGCCatggaccagagagaggagaagctgGACCTCCTCTACgaggagatagagaaggacCTGCTG cttttAGGAGCCACTGCAGTAGAAGACAAGTTACAGGACGGTGTACCACAGACGATTGAGCAGCTGTCGAAAGCAGACATCAAGATCTGGGTGCTGACTGGAGATAAGCAGg AGACGGCGGAGAACATCGGGTACTCCTGCAACAtgctgagggaggagatgaaggaggtgtTCGTAGTCGCGGCCAACACGGCCGAGGAAGTCAAGCAGGAGCTGCA GAGCGCCCGTAGGAGGATGTGTCCAGAGGGGCCGGAGGAGCCCAGCATCAGCACAGGACGGGCGGGGCTGTTTGGTGTTCAGAAGAGGACCACGGTGGAGGACGACAAGGTGGATGGAGATTACGGCCTGGTGATCAACGGACACAGTCTG gcctacgccctggagaagagccTGCAGATGGAGCTCCTGAGGACAGCCTGCATGTGTCAGGCGGTGATCTGCTGCCGGGTGACCCCCCTGCAGAAGGCCCAGGTGGTGGAGCTGGTGAAGAAGTACAAGCAGGCCGTCACCCTCGCCATCGGAGACGGGGCCAACGATGTCAGCATGATCAAAG CCGCCCACA GCGTGGGCATCAGCGGGCAGGAGGGCATGCAGGCGGTGCTGTCCAGCGACTTCTCCTTCGCCCAGTTCCGCTACCTGCAGCGCCTCCTGCTGGTGCACGGGCGCTGGTCCTACCTGCGCATGTGCAAGTTCCTCAGCTACTTCTTCTACAAGAACTTCACCTTCACCTTCGTCCACTTCTGGTACGGCTTCTTCTGCGGCTTCTCGGCCCAG ACCGTATATGATGAATGGTTCATCACCCTGTATAACCTGGCGTACACAGCCCTGCCTGTCCTGGGACTGAGCCTGTTTGACCAg gaTGTGAACGACCGCTGGAGTATGCAGTACCCCCAGCTCTATTCCCCCGGCCAGCTCAACCAGTACTTCAGCAAGAAGGCCTTCGTCCGCTGCGTGGCTCACAGCTGCTACAGCTCCATGGTGCTCTTCTTCATACCCTACGCCGCCATGTACGACACGGTCCGAGACGACGGCAAGGACATCGTGGACTACCAGTCCTTCGCCCTTCTGGCTCAGACCTGCCTGCTCATGGCCGTCAACTTCCAG GTCTGTCTTGATATCCACTACTGGACGGCTGTGAACCAGTTCTTTGTGTGGggcagtctgtctgtgtatttCGCCGTCACCTTCACCATGTACAGCAACGGCATGTTCCTCATCTTCACGTCCTCCTTCCCCTTCATCG GCACGGCCAGGAACTCCCTCAACCAGCCCAACGTGTGGTTCACCAtcttcctcacctccatcctgtgTGTCCTTCCTGTCGTGGCGTACCGCTTCCTGCTTCTCCAGCTGTGGCCCACCGTCAACGAGAAG GTGAGGTACAAGGTGAGGCAGGCCAAGGCGATGccggctcctccccctcgccgCATCCCCACCCGACGCATCAGCACCCGTCGCTCTGGTTACGCCTTCTCACACGCTAAGGGCTACGGTGACCTGGTGACCTCCGGACGCTTCCTGCTGCGGAGGCCTCAGAAGAGCCGGCCAGCGCTGTTCACCCAGACAGACTCCCCGCTGTCCCAGAACCAGCCTCAGCTGTACCGGACCATTACCGAGGAGCCCGAGGAGCCACAGAGCCCCTAG